The Paraburkholderia agricolaris genome includes the window ATTATTCGATCCAGCAATTGCGACTGACCCCCTCGAGCGGCGCCTCGCAGGTGGTGCGGCGCTGGAGTATCGATGCGCCCGGCAAGCTCGACGCGACCTTCGATGCTTACGGCAATGCGCTGCACACGCTCGTCATCAACAAGCCGCATGGCGAGATTCGTTTGCATGTAGCCGGCGAAGTGGACACCATTGCGCTGAAAGACGGCCAGTTACCCGACGCCGTCGGCCCGATCCCGCTCGAGCATTTCACCTGCTCGACACGTCTTACCGAGGCCGACGCGGCGATTCGCGAACTGGCCGCGTCGGTGCCGAGCCTCGCGAGTTCAGGCAATCTGATCGAATTGTCCGAACAGATCGTGCAGCGCGTGAAGTACAACCCCGGCATCACCGAAGTCACCAGCACCGCCGCCGAGGCGCTCGCGCTCGGCAACGGCGTATGCCAGGACCATGCGCACCTGATGCTGGCCTGTTGCCGCGTGCGCGGCATCCCGGCGCGTTATGTGAGCGGCTACATCGAACCCGGCGACGTCGAGCACGGCGCGAGCCATGCGTGGGTCGACGTCTGGCTCGACGGCCAGGGCTGGATCTCCATCGACGTCACGCATGCCGCGTTTGCCAGCGAGATCTACTGCCGGCTCGCCGTGGCGCGCGACTACGAAGCCGCCGCGCCGGTGCGCGGCCGGCGTATCGGCGGGCTGGAAGAGCATCTGAAGGTGTCTGTCACGGTCAGTGGGCAGACGCCGCAATAGCGGCGGCAGGAGGGCGCATGCGCGCGGCATTACAATAGCGCCGTTCTGTCGTTTTTTGCGGGTACTTTCTTTATGACCTACTGTGTGGCCATGTCCGTCGACGACGGGCTCGTGTTCCTGTCGGACACGCGCACCAATGCGGGCGTCGATCACATCAGCACAGCGCGCAAGATGTCGGTGTTCGAGCAGCCGGGCGAGCGCATGCTCGTGCTGCTGGGCGCCGGCAACCTGTCGCTTACGCAAGCGGTGCTGCACGAGCTGTCCGAGCCGGCCGATCCCTCGTTGCCCACGCTCTGGAACGCGCCGACCATGGCCGACGCAGCTCGCGTGATCGGCCGTGCAGTGCGCGGCGTGCATCAGCGCGAAGCCGAGGCGTTGCAAGAATTCGGCGTCGACTTCAATTGCAGCTTCATTCTTGGCGGCCAGATCGCGGGTAACCGGCCGCGCCTGTTCATGATCTACGCGGCGGGGAATTTCATTGAAGCGTCGGCCGTGAACCCGTATTTCCAGATCGGCGAGGCCAAGTACGGCAAGCCGATCATCGATCGCGTACTGACACCGTCCACGCCGCTCGACGAAGCGGCCAAGTGCGCGCTGATTTCAATGGATTCGACGCTGCGCTCGAACCTGTCGGTGGGCCTGCCGCTCGATCTTCTGGTCTACGAGAAAGATTCGCTGCGTGTCACGCGCTTCGTTTCGATCGATCACGACAACGCCTACTTCGAGATGATTCATCGCACGTGGGGCGAGCGGCTGCGTCAGGTATTCGGCGAGATTCCCGATCCGGACTGGCAGGATTCGCCCAATGTGCCGCTGCTGCAACGCGAACGGGCACTGGTGCTGCATCGTGCGCCGGTGGGGGCGGACGGTGTGGAGCATGAGTTCGATGCCAAGCCGGCGCAGACCCTGGCGCAGGCGGAGAAGGCTAAAGCGCAACGCTAGGCCAGGGCGGGCGCGCCTGCGTCCGCTTTCTTCGACGCCATATCCTGCGCCACGCTGTAGCTTTGCCCGCGGCTGATTTCGGCGTCGGCAGCGTGCTGCCCTGAGCCGCCTTCACAGCCAGAACCATCAGACGAAAAAAAACCAGCCACGGGTTTGCACCCGTGGCTGGTTCTCAACTGCGTATTGCTTCAGCAGTCCGTCAAGTTCGATTAGAACTTGTGGCGGATGCCCAGGCTAACCATTTCTTGCGTGTTGGAAGCCGACGGGTTGCCGTACGAACCGATCGATGCGCCAGCGCTGACCAGCGAATTACCGTCACGTTGCTGGCCGCTTGCGTGTTGCCATGCGCCAACCAGGTAGACGTCCGTGCGCTTCGACAGGTTGTAGTCGCCGCCCAGCGAGATCTGGTTATACGTAGCGCTCGCGTCGCCCGTAGCCTTCGTGTAGATGTAGCCCACGCCCACCAGCATTGCCGGCGTTGCCTGGTAGCCAAGGTACACGCCGCCGACGTTGTACTTTTCCGTCGAACCGAAGCCCGAATTTGCATCCGGCTTGTATTGCGCATTGCTGTAGCGCAGGTTGACCGTGAACGGGCCTGCTACGTATTGCGCAGCGACCTGAGCGATACCGATCGATTTGGCTGCCGAATAGGCACCATTGACCAGGCTGCCGTCGAACGTGCCGTCGGAAGTGCTGCCGTTCCAGCCCACTGTCTGGTTCGGCGGCGTGCCCGTTGTGCGGCTAGCCAGCGTATTGCCGTTGTCAGCGCGGAAGTAGCCGGCAGCAACGCTAAACGGACCCGTTGCAAACGTTGCAGCACCCGACCACGTTTGGCCCGAACCCGTCGAACCAGCCACGCCGCCCAGCGCGTACAGACCTTCGAACTGGAAGCCGCCCCACACCGGCGAGGTGTACTTGATGGCGTTGTTCGTGCGCGAGGAGTTGTCGTTGTTATCGACGTCGCCCGGCGTTGCGAAGGTGGAACCGAAATAGTTGTCACCCGTCAGCGGCTGAACCAGGTCGACCACCGGGTCGTACTGACGACCCAGCGTGAACGTGCCCCACTGATCGCCCGTCAGGCCAACGTAGGCTTGACGACCGAACATCTTGCCGCCTTGACCCAGCTTGCCGGTGTTCACGTCAAAGCCGTTTTCCAACTGGAAGATTGCCTTCAGGCCACCGCCGAGATCTTCCGTGCCCTTCAGGCCGAAACGATCACCTTGCAGGTTGCCGCCGTACATTTGCGTCAGATTTGAATTCTTGCCGGCCGAATTTTGCGTGTTGTGAACGAACTGGACCGATTCATCGATCAAGCCGTAAAGGGTAACGCTGCTTTGAGCATGTGCCACGCCGGTGACGCCCAGAAGCGCCAGCGAGAGGGTAGACAGTGCGATTCGTTTCATCCATTTCTCCACGCAGATGATTAGTTTGTTGTTGCGCAAAGGAGAATAGCTCACTGCTCGAAGCGTTAAGAACTGGAAAAAAAAGACTGTCTCCAAAAACTGACAAACGACGCAAAGCCTTGTATTTAAAGCCTGTTAACGATTATTGCTATTTCCGCAATATTGCATCGTGAAATGCGCATTATTGTTGTTTCGTTGATAGTGAAGGCTCCGGTACCGGTAATTTAGACACTTGTTTGAATGGCCGTTGTAATGTAGTCGTCTAACTGTTCCGGCCGTTTTTCAGCGTCCATATAAAAGTCGAACTGCGTTGTGCTTGACGGGCGCGCTGGACAGAATTTATGCGTTGTGATCCGGACGGCCGCTGCGCTCAGAGGTCATGACGGACACGCATCAGTCCTCATCTGCGGTCGCGTTCTCGTCGCCGGTGCGGCGCGCCAAGCTTGCTGCCGCCAGTCCGGCTGCCGCCGCAAACAGCACCGAAGTCCACGGATATCGCCGGACATAGCGGTCGGCCGCGACGGCCGTGCGGCCCGCGCTGGTCAGCGTGACGGCGGCAACGCGTGTCGCCTGGGCTTCGGCCAGTACGACCGAGCGGCCGATCTTCACCGCAGCCGCCCGCACGGAAGTCGGATTGCGCGTTCGCATTCGTGGTGAGGCCGAAGCTGGTGTAGCGTGGCCAGGTGTCGAGGCCGATGCCGCTGCGACTGCATGAACCTCGCGGCTTTTTGCGTGCGGCACGGCATCCGCCGATACGGTCGAGGCCGCCAGTACTGAAGCGAGCTTGGCGCGGCTGCCCGGTGGCGACTCGTCCTGCATGCCCCAGCCACCGCGCGGATCGTGCATGCGCCCGCGCGCCGCCGAAAACTCGGCGCCGAGCAGCAGCACGACGGCCGAGAAATACAACCACATCAGCAGCACGGCCAGCGAGCCTGCCGCGCCGAACGAACTCGCCATTCCGGCGTGTGCAATATAGAGCGCGAATAACTTCTTGCCCGCCGAGAACAGCACGGCGGCTACGACCCCGCCGACGAACGCATCGAGCCAGCGCACCTTGGCGTCCGGCAGAAACTTCAGCAGGCCGGCAAAGGCGAAGGCCAGCACCAGCAAGCCGACACCGAGTTGCAGCAGATTGCCGATCACCACATACGGCGAGTTGCCCCATAGCCATTTGCCGATGAACGTGATGACCGTGTCGAGCACCAGCGAGACGATCAGCAGGAACGCGACGCCGAGCACGAGGCCGAACGAAATCAGGCGCACGCGCACCAGTGCGATCACGCTCGACGAGCGCGGCCCGGTATAGGGCCACACCAGATTGAGTGCGCTATTGAGCGACGAGAAGGTTGCCGAGGCGCCGATCGCCAGCATCGTGAACGAAATGATCGCCGCGATGCCACCGGCGCTGCCGCTGTGATGAGCGTTCTCGACGATGGTCTGTACGCCCGCCGCGGCCTGGTCGCCGAGCAGGCCGTGAATATGGTTGAACAACTCACCGCGCGCGGCTTCGGCGCCGAAGAACCAGCCCGCCACGGCGATCACCATGACCAGCGTGGGCGCGAGCGAGAACGCCGCATAGAACGCGATGCTGGCGGCCATGGCCGCGCAGCGGTCCTCGGCAAACTGTTTGAATGCGCCGATTGCCCAATTAGCCTGCTTGCGGGCCACCGACTGGAGGTTCTCGGCGGAAAGCGTGTCGATGTCCATGGTCGTTTTTCTCAATGGGATGCAGGCGCCGGATACGCCATGTAGTTGCTGCGAATTTGCTGTGAAGTGGCATCGACGCCGCCCTCGCCGTATCGACGCGTCCCGCAAACCGTGTGCCTGTGACTAACTATAACAAGCACCGGATGCACCTGGGCGTGATACGCCGCAAGCACGCATGCCATTAGAATGCCGATGGACCTTCACTTTTTTTATCGCCATGCACTCGCACGAACTCGTCAAACAGCTGGACGTCATTACCGCGGAACAATTGAGCGCGCATTTGCCGGCGCATGTCGTCGAAAATCTCCCGGCCCAGGGCGTGACCGTATTTGCCGTGAGCGACGACGCGTCGGACACGGCCGAATTCAGCGCGCGCTACGGCTTTGGCCTGGAAGATTGCGCCAACACGATCGTGGTCCGCTACAAGAAGGAGGGCGCCGAACATTATGCGGCGCTGGTTTCGCTGGGTTCGCTGCGCCTCGACATCAACGGGGCGGTGAAGGCGGCACTCGGCGCGCAACGCCTTTCGTTCGCCAAAAGGGAAGCCGCCGTGGAGCATAGCGGAATGGAATTCGGTGGCATTACCGCGTTTGGCTTGCCGGACGACTGGCGCATTCTCGTCGACGCCGCGGTCATGGAGCGCGCCCAGATCGTGATGGGAGCGGGGGTGCGGGCAGCCAAGCTGCTGCTGGCGCCCGACGTGCTGCGGCAATGGCCGCGCTGCGAAGTCGCCGCGCTGGCGCTGCCCGCCGAGTGAACAAACGCTGAAGTTTTCCCCCGCGTGGCCGTTATTCCAAAGACTGACATAAATAGTTGAAGTGCCCGCTCTCGCGCGGCGCGTCGAATACAAATACAAGTCCAAAGGAATACGGAGATGGAACGCTTTCGCCTGAAAGTGCGGCTGTGGCTTGCGCTGGCGGTAATGTGCACGGGAATCCTGGCGATTGGCCTGTGGGGTGCTTTCAAAACGCACGCTACGATGATCGCCGACCGCCAGGCCGAACTGAAAAGTGTCGTGAGTGTTGCTTACAGCGTGCTGGATCGTTATAACGGCCTCGCCGCGGCCGGCACGATGTCGCTTGCCGACGCGCAACGCACGGCCATGGCCGATCTGCGTGCGATGCGCTACGACGGCGCCGGCGGCTACCTGGTGATCGAGGACGCGCATGCCAGGGTGCTGATGCACGGTGTGCGGGCCGATCTCGAAGGCAAGGACATGAGCGGCTTCACGGACCCGAAAGGCCGTCATGTATTCAAGGACGGCTCCGATCTCGCCGAACGCGAGGGCGAGGGCTTTATCCATCTGGAGTTTCTGAAGCCGGGCTCCAATCAGATGGCGCCGAAAATCAATTACGTGCGGCTCTACAAGCCGTGGGACTGGACGATCGTGACCGGCGTGTTCACCGACGATATCGACGCGGCGTTCTACACCGCGCTCGCACAGTATGTCGGCGCGTCGTTGATTTTGTGCCTGTTGGTGTCGCTCGTGATCGGTGTGATCCTGCGCAGCATCTTGCGGCAACTCGGCGGTGAACCGGCCTACGCGGCGCAAATTGCTTCGCGTATCGCCGATGGCGACCTCGACGTGGTCGTCGAAACGAAACCTGGCGACGACGTCAGCCTGCTGGCCGCGATGCAGCGTATGCAGCATCGTCTGGCACAAGCGATCACGCAGATTCGCAGCGGCGCGACCTTGATCTCGACTGTTTCCAACGAGATCGCAGCGGGCAACGCGGACCTGTCGCGTCGCACGGAGCAGCAGGCGAGCGCACTCGGCGAGACCGCTTCGAGCATGGAGCAGATCACGGCCACTGTGAAGCAGAATGCCGACAACGCGAAGCAGGCCAGTCAGCTTGCAAACAATGCGTCCGAGACAGCGGCGCGCGGCGGCGAAGTGGTCGGCCAGGTGGTCGAGACGATGCGGGGGATCTCGCAGTCGTCGCACCGCATTGGTGACATCATCGGCGTGATTGAGGGCATTGCTTTTCAGACCAATATTCTCGCTTTGAACGCGGCCGTCGAAGCGGCTCGCGCCGGTGAAGAGGGCCGCGGCTTTGCCGTGGTGGCGGGAGAAGTGCGCAGCCTCGCGCAGCGCAGCGCGGCGGCGGCCAAGGAGATCAAGACCCTGATCGAGGAATCGGCGGCGCAGATCGAGGGCGGCTCGCAGTACGTGGGCCGTGCCGGTGAAACGATGCAGGAAGTGGTGCACGCCGTGCGCCGCGTGACCGACATCATGGGTGAGATCAGTGCGGCGTCGGTCGAACAAAGTTCGGGCATCGAGCAGGTCAATATCGCGGTGGCTAGCATGGACCAGACGACCCAGCAGAACGCGGCGCTAGTTGAAGAAGCGAGTGCTTCGGCCGATGTGCTGAAGGCGCAGACCGGTCAACTGACGGCGGCGATTGCGGTGTTCACGCTGCCGGAAGGGCACTGATCGAGGCGTCACGCGAGCGCTTGCACGGCCGCGTGACGGTGCCTGATTGTGTTTGGCACGCTGTGTTTGTCAAGCGTGGCTCAGATGATCAGACGCGAGACCTTGGTGCCTTCGAGCGACACGCCGGCCATCAGGCCACCGTTCGTCAGCACAAAAGCTTCGACCGGGCTGGTGGCGGTTGAGGTATCGACCGCGCCGTTGGCGCCGATTTTCAGCACGGCGACTGTTGCATCGGCGCCGGCTGCCCACCCCTGGCTGCCGAGGAACTTGTCGAGCGCATCTTGCGTCATGAACAGGAAGATGAGCGCCTTGGACTGCGCGCCGATCTGCAAACCGAACGAGCCCGCGACGGTGCTGTAGTAGCCCGTTGTGCGGCCGGCCACGCGTAACGCGCCTTCGCCGTATTGCGCGCCGATCCAGAAGCCCGCCGAAATCACTGATGGGAACACGAGCACGCCGCGCGCTTTGGCGACCAGTTCGCGCGAGCCTGTGGCGTTCGCGTAGAGACGCGACAAGGTGGAATCGACCCCTGAGTCGATCGTGTCGCGCTTGGCGGCATTGGCCGAAGGCGACCCGCTCGCGGATGACGACGTGGTCGTGCAGCCGGCTAGGCCAAAGCCCGCTGTAGCCAAAGCGGCGCTCGTGGTCATAATGAATTGTCGTCTGCGCATGATCGTTCTCCTTGTGCGTGATGAAAGGGGCGGTTTCTAATTTGACATTGACAGTGAATGCTGTGACGCCGGCTGCCCGTCGGTAGCCCGGACTCCGGCAGCCCCGATGCCGATAGCCCGTACGCCTGCTAATCAGCATTTTGCGTGCCTGACGGCCACGGCTTGGGTATCTGACAGCGGTGATGCGCCGACGTTCACCCGCGGATTCACTTCGCTCAACGCCGCTCCTTCTCGATCGCTACGCCGACGGCCGGATATTCTGATTGTGGCGGAACAGGTTCTGCGGGTCGTAACGGTGCTTCACGGCGACGAGGCGTTCGTAGTTCGGCCCGTACGCGTCAGCCACCCGAGCGCCTTCCTCCTGCGTCATGAAGTTGACGTACACGCTGCCTAGCGCGAATGGTGCGGCCGCATCGAAGAAGGCCCTTGCCCAGGCAATACAGCGCTCGTCATCGCCCGCGTTGTCCCAACGGCCGTGGACGTTCATGGCGTACTGCGTATCGCGGCTCGAATAAGCCGTGGCTTCGACCGGTACCCGGCTCGTTTGCGCGCCGATCTGCCCGAAGAAAATTTCGCAGTGAGGCGAGGGCAGCGTGCCGATCGCATCGAGCAGCGCGTCGATGAGACCGTCCGGTATGCCGTCGAGGTTGTGCGACTTCCAGTAGTTGCGAGCGCCCGGTGTGAGCAGCGGATCGAACGCCTGCTGCCACATCGCGTACGGCATCGGCCCAAGGTGTTCGCCCACCGGCGTGCCGAAGCCGCGCACGTTCTCCACCACGGACGGGCCGTTTTCGATCGGGCCGGTGTAGCACATTGCGAATACGATGACCGGCTTGCCATGCACTTCAGGCGGCAGGAACGGCAGCGGCGGCGCGAGCCGCAAAACGGCCCATACACTCAATTCCTCCGGCATGTGTTCCGCAGCGGCGCGGTACTGATGCAGGGCATGCTTTGCCTGATCGAGCGGCAGCACGACGAGGCCGCCATAGACGAGCGGCCCGACCGGATGGAGTGCGAACTCGAAGCGCGTGACGACGCCGAAATTGCCGCCGCCACCGCGAATCGCCCAAAACAGATCTTCATTCGAATCGGCGCTTGCGTGCAGC containing:
- a CDS encoding transglutaminase family protein, whose product is MYLTIRHDTSYRYEATVHYSIQQLRLTPSSGASQVVRRWSIDAPGKLDATFDAYGNALHTLVINKPHGEIRLHVAGEVDTIALKDGQLPDAVGPIPLEHFTCSTRLTEADAAIRELAASVPSLASSGNLIELSEQIVQRVKYNPGITEVTSTAAEALALGNGVCQDHAHLMLACCRVRGIPARYVSGYIEPGDVEHGASHAWVDVWLDGQGWISIDVTHAAFASEIYCRLAVARDYEAAAPVRGRRIGGLEEHLKVSVTVSGQTPQ
- a CDS encoding proteasome-type protease, with protein sequence MTYCVAMSVDDGLVFLSDTRTNAGVDHISTARKMSVFEQPGERMLVLLGAGNLSLTQAVLHELSEPADPSLPTLWNAPTMADAARVIGRAVRGVHQREAEALQEFGVDFNCSFILGGQIAGNRPRLFMIYAAGNFIEASAVNPYFQIGEAKYGKPIIDRVLTPSTPLDEAAKCALISMDSTLRSNLSVGLPLDLLVYEKDSLRVTRFVSIDHDNAYFEMIHRTWGERLRQVFGEIPDPDWQDSPNVPLLQRERALVLHRAPVGADGVEHEFDAKPAQTLAQAEKAKAQR
- a CDS encoding porin; its protein translation is MKRIALSTLSLALLGVTGVAHAQSSVTLYGLIDESVQFVHNTQNSAGKNSNLTQMYGGNLQGDRFGLKGTEDLGGGLKAIFQLENGFDVNTGKLGQGGKMFGRQAYVGLTGDQWGTFTLGRQYDPVVDLVQPLTGDNYFGSTFATPGDVDNNDNSSRTNNAIKYTSPVWGGFQFEGLYALGGVAGSTGSGQTWSGAATFATGPFSVAAGYFRADNGNTLASRTTGTPPNQTVGWNGSTSDGTFDGSLVNGAYSAAKSIGIAQVAAQYVAGPFTVNLRYSNAQYKPDANSGFGSTEKYNVGGVYLGYQATPAMLVGVGYIYTKATGDASATYNQISLGGDYNLSKRTDVYLVGAWQHASGQQRDGNSLVSAGASIGSYGNPSASNTQEMVSLGIRHKF
- a CDS encoding YihY/virulence factor BrkB family protein; this translates as MDIDTLSAENLQSVARKQANWAIGAFKQFAEDRCAAMAASIAFYAAFSLAPTLVMVIAVAGWFFGAEAARGELFNHIHGLLGDQAAAGVQTIVENAHHSGSAGGIAAIISFTMLAIGASATFSSLNSALNLVWPYTGPRSSSVIALVRVRLISFGLVLGVAFLLIVSLVLDTVITFIGKWLWGNSPYVVIGNLLQLGVGLLVLAFAFAGLLKFLPDAKVRWLDAFVGGVVAAVLFSAGKKLFALYIAHAGMASSFGAAGSLAVLLMWLYFSAVVLLLGAEFSAARGRMHDPRGGWGMQDESPPGSRAKLASVLAASTVSADAVPHAKSREVHAVAAASASTPGHATPASASPRMRTRNPTSVRAAAVKIGRSVVLAEAQATRVAAVTLTSAGRTAVAADRYVRRYPWTSVLFAAAAGLAAASLARRTGDENATADED
- a CDS encoding YbaK/EbsC family protein, with protein sequence MHSHELVKQLDVITAEQLSAHLPAHVVENLPAQGVTVFAVSDDASDTAEFSARYGFGLEDCANTIVVRYKKEGAEHYAALVSLGSLRLDINGAVKAALGAQRLSFAKREAAVEHSGMEFGGITAFGLPDDWRILVDAAVMERAQIVMGAGVRAAKLLLAPDVLRQWPRCEVAALALPAE
- a CDS encoding methyl-accepting chemotaxis protein, encoding MERFRLKVRLWLALAVMCTGILAIGLWGAFKTHATMIADRQAELKSVVSVAYSVLDRYNGLAAAGTMSLADAQRTAMADLRAMRYDGAGGYLVIEDAHARVLMHGVRADLEGKDMSGFTDPKGRHVFKDGSDLAEREGEGFIHLEFLKPGSNQMAPKINYVRLYKPWDWTIVTGVFTDDIDAAFYTALAQYVGASLILCLLVSLVIGVILRSILRQLGGEPAYAAQIASRIADGDLDVVVETKPGDDVSLLAAMQRMQHRLAQAITQIRSGATLISTVSNEIAAGNADLSRRTEQQASALGETASSMEQITATVKQNADNAKQASQLANNASETAARGGEVVGQVVETMRGISQSSHRIGDIIGVIEGIAFQTNILALNAAVEAARAGEEGRGFAVVAGEVRSLAQRSAAAAKEIKTLIEESAAQIEGGSQYVGRAGETMQEVVHAVRRVTDIMGEISAASVEQSSGIEQVNIAVASMDQTTQQNAALVEEASASADVLKAQTGQLTAAIAVFTLPEGH
- a CDS encoding BPSL1445 family SYLF domain-containing lipoprotein, which gives rise to MRRRQFIMTTSAALATAGFGLAGCTTTSSSASGSPSANAAKRDTIDSGVDSTLSRLYANATGSRELVAKARGVLVFPSVISAGFWIGAQYGEGALRVAGRTTGYYSTVAGSFGLQIGAQSKALIFLFMTQDALDKFLGSQGWAAGADATVAVLKIGANGAVDTSTATSPVEAFVLTNGGLMAGVSLEGTKVSRLII
- a CDS encoding FAD-binding oxidoreductase gives rise to the protein MVSVSSSAAEELKTAIRGELLLPGDAGFDAARSIWNAMIDRHPAMILRCAGVADVRRGVAFARDQGLPLAVHSGGHNIAGTALCDDGLVIDLSPMKSVQIDPVAKRAYVEPGATLRDFDHEAQAFGLATPLGINSTTGVAGLTLGGGFGWLSRRYGMTVDNLISADVVTADGELLHASADSNEDLFWAIRGGGGNFGVVTRFEFALHPVGPLVYGGLVVLPLDQAKHALHQYRAAAEHMPEELSVWAVLRLAPPLPFLPPEVHGKPVIVFAMCYTGPIENGPSVVENVRGFGTPVGEHLGPMPYAMWQQAFDPLLTPGARNYWKSHNLDGIPDGLIDALLDAIGTLPSPHCEIFFGQIGAQTSRVPVEATAYSSRDTQYAMNVHGRWDNAGDDERCIAWARAFFDAAAPFALGSVYVNFMTQEEGARVADAYGPNYERLVAVKHRYDPQNLFRHNQNIRPSA